In the genome of Candoia aspera isolate rCanAsp1 chromosome 1, rCanAsp1.hap2, whole genome shotgun sequence, one region contains:
- the C1H2orf66 gene encoding uncharacterized protein C2orf66 homolog, giving the protein MWKLLILVQCTTLMGTELPQGTPLRPEETWKSLDNPRNRDLFFRTLMAYFSGREFGLRKFADTFSMNNDKSDPISFYLEPVASAFADYEEKKPPFANYPRN; this is encoded by the exons ATGTGGAAGTTGTTGATTTTGGTTCAGTGTACCACCCTGATGGGAACAGAATTGCCTCAGGGAACTCCATTAAGGCCTGAGGAAACATGGAAATCTTTGGATAACCCCAGGAACAGAGACCTG TTTTTCAGAACTCTTATGGCTTACTTTTCTGGGAGAGAGTTTGGACTCAGGAAGTTCGCAGATACCTTCTCAATGAATAATGATAAATCAGATCCGATTTCTTTCTACTTGGAACCAGTTGCTTCTGCATTTGCAGATTATGAAGAAAAGAAACCCCCCTTTGCAAATTACCCCAGAAACTGA